The DNA window ACAATTTGTGGGCATCTTCTTTCTTCTAGGTCAACGTCATACAATTCGAGAGTCTTTTTGAAATTGCTTGGTGCATTCTTTAAAGAAAGCTTAACGCCTGCATTGTTTTTTCTCAGCGCCGAGGCTACGTCTGTGAGGCTCAGAATACCCATCAGGCGCTCATTCTTCATTACAATCAATTTCTTGATTCGCTGTCTGATCATCACGTGCGCAGCTTTGTTTAGAGTTATGTTGGGGGCGACATACACGAGTGGTTTTGACATTATTCCATGTAGCCGTATTTTGCCCGGGTCCTTTCTGGAAAAAAGTACTCTTTTTAGCAGATCCCTTTCGGTTACGATGCCGACTGGTTTTTCTTTGTTGACGACTACTATGCAGCCGATTTCGTGTCTGTTCATTATCTCCGTCGCTGTTAGAACGGTTTCTTCAATGTCTGCAGTCTTGACATTTTGAACCATAACGTCCTTTACTTTTATTGACAACTCGAGCCCGCCGAATCCAAATTGCCTCTTTTCTCTGAGCGCACAAAAAAAAGGTTTGCGAATCGGGAATTCTGCGTGAGCATTCAGATTTAACTTCAATCTTCTCGTGATGTTCACAGCTATGGTTCACGCGAGGCTGGTGCGGGGGGTGGGATTTGAACCCACGAAGGCCTACGCCACAGGGTCCTAAGCCCTGCTCCTTAGACCAGGCTTGGAAACCCCCGCTCCCATAACAACCTGCGCGTGGTGAATGTCAAAGCAGAGATATTAGAGTTCATACTAAACTTAAGAATAGTGGATTATCTGTGGCGCTGAGTTTTCAGATGTTATTAACTCCAGCTTAGACAGTGTAATACTGACTTCTTGGTTCTCGATTAATATTGAAAAGAGGATGGAAGTTTTTCATCAGTCAACTTTTTTCTATCATGACAGCCGGGAACTGTTCTAATCCCTGCTCGTCTTCATCATCTGAAAAATATTATCAAGCGTAGCCTCCCCAGAGTTGAAATGCTTTTACGCTTGCTTCGGTTTCAGGCGCGCACGAACTATGCATGTTCAGGTTGTTTGCATAAAATTCTTTTGGTGTGTTGGCGCCCAGCGGATTTGGCGGGAAACCTTAATTTACGGTTAACGTGAAAATAACGTGCGCTGAGCATATTGTGCCTCGGTAGCCTAGCCTGGTGGGGCATCGCCTTGGTAAGGCGGCGGTCGCGGGTCCAAATCCCGCCCGAGGCTCCAAAAGCCTTAAGAACAAAATGGAATCGAAGATGTGAACGGAGAGCATACAGAATTGGTTTACTGTTCAAAATGCGGCACGAAGAACGAAGACGCGGCAGCGTACTGCGTAAAATGCGGCATGAGCCTGCAGACTGGAACAACTGAATCACGACGATATGAGAGGAAACGAGCTGAAGGCGAATGCTTTGGGCTTCCCCACGGCGGCGCTATAGCAGGCATAGCCATCGGCTCATTGATACTTCTCTGGGGCATATTCACACTAGCTGAACAACAACGTTGGATTTCTCAGGCACCTGAACTCTGGTGGCTAGTAATCATCATCATAGGCATACTCATAATAGCAGGCGGAATCTACCGATCAACCCGCCGCTACTAACCCTTCTTTATTCCTCGGGATTTCCCTTCGCGTCACAGGATTCCGTTGCGCAACGCAAGCAAGTTCGCTCATGATCCCATTTTGAAAATGATATTTTTGTCGTAATCCAAAGAATGCTCAGGGCTGCGATGAAGAAGTCCGCAAAAACGTCATGTGTCAGCTCTTCGACGCCTAACAGGATGAGAAACGCTCCAACCACAAAAAAAGCGCCCGTGAACAAACGCATAACACCTTTTTGAATGGGTAGCAGGGACTGCAACAATCCTAGCGCAACGCCCACAACACCGACGGCGACAGCTGGTAGCGCATTCTGACCTATCTGCAAATTCCCGAAGAAATAGGCGGCAACGCCTGCAAGTGCAAGCACTGCGCCTGACAGCAGTCCGGAACAAGTGGCGCAGAACACTCTTCCACCTACAGTGAAAACGTGCCCCGAAAATTGGCTGCACTTAGGGTGATGCCCACTTAGAGCAGAGGCAGAGGCATGAGAAATTTGTGGAAATGGCTTCGTCTTTTTCAAATCGCTTCTGAACCTTCCTGAACATCTACCGGGCGACAGGGCAGCTAAAATTCCTAGTGCACAAACGGTTGCGAAAGCGGTACCGACTAAAGGTTTGCGCCAAGCAAAGGCTTCTGGTGAAACTTGCGGGTTGACTGCAAGCAAGACTACAAGGGCTAATCCGAAGAATGAAACTGAAGCTTGAAAAAGAAAACTAGCCTTGCTCAGTTTGGGGTTGCGTCGCTGCAAACTTGGGTCAACCTGGGACTAGGCTCTTTAACTGTCTCAGGACGCCTTGGCGCATCATGTAGCGGTAGGTTCTTCTCTTTATGGCATTACGTGAGAACACGCCTTGAAGCTGCCTGCGCCACGATCCGAAGTAACTTCGGTAGCATCGATAAAGCTCGTGCTGAAGTTCTTCTCGGGTCAATGTTTCTGTGGGCATTATGGCGTGGACCATGTCGTAGTTAGCCCAGTTCCAGTCTTCGATCCAGCTGTTGCGTTTGGCTTCTTCGAAAAGGTCGGTGCCTGGATACGGCGTTAAAATCATGAATATAGCGAGGTCGGGATCTATGAAGTTGATGAACTCCCTCAGGTCATTGATTGTCTTCTCTGTGTCGCTTCGTTCTCCGATTATGCATGTGGCTTGTGAAAAGATGCCGTTTTCCTTCAGCAATCGAACTGCTTTTCTGTTGTCGTCTGGGTTGGTTCCTTTTCGGAAGCTGTTGAGCGTGAACTTGCTGTGGCTTTCAACGCCGAGGAGCAGAAAATTGATTCCCGCCCTGTACATCTTTGGCAGCAGGTCCTTGTTGTTCACAACGTCGTCGCATCGTCCCTGCATAAAGACGATTAAGTCATCTGAGAATCTGCGAGCAGTCAGTTGATCGCAGAGTTCTTCCATGCGTTTGCCAAAGCCGAAGTTGTCATCGGTCAGCCACATTAACCGGATTCCATAATTATTATACAGATGTTCGATTTCGTCGGCGACTCGTTTGATCGACTTGTGTCTCCAGACGCCTTGCCAATGTTTCCATTGGGAGCAGAAAGTGCATCGGTGAGGGCAGCCGCGTGATGCTTCCACCATGCCGTAGCCCTTGCGCCCCGCCATCATCGTGAAGTGATACTTGTGGACATAGTCTTTGACGAAATGATATCCCGGAAAGGGCAGAGCATCCAAGTTTTCCATCAAAGGTCTGTCCGGGTTGTGTCTAATTGTCTGTCCATGCCTGAAGGATATGCCCTTGATCTTTGAGAGATCTGGTTTCTTATGCGCTTTGTCGACCGCTTCCACTAGTTCCACAAGCGTCTGCTCGCCTTCTCCCCTGACGATAACATCGATTTCGGGATAGGCTTCAAGGCTTTCTTGGGCAGTAACCGTATAGTGTTGTCCGCCTGTAACTGTCACGGCGTCTGGACTGATTTTCTTGGCTGTTTCAAGGGTTCGCGCTGTCACATATGCGTTGCATGTAGCAAACCCGCTTGAGGCAACGACGTCTGGGTTGAAGGATTCAATGCGTTTCTCAAGTTTTTCCCAGTTTAAGCCCATGGCTTGGCAGTCGACAACCTCGATGTCCACATTCTTGATTTGGCTTTCAAGATACGCGGCGAGTTGAAGGATTCCGTAAGGGGGAGGAAGATACTCGCCCATTACAAACCAGTAGTCTTTTGGCGGCTCAACAAAAAGGACTTTAGTCAAGGCAGTCAGATCCTTGGCGTGTGTGTACGATATATGCGTACGGCGTTGAATTTTACTTCTTTGGGTCTTGCCCACTTGAGCTGTATGGGTCAACGTGGATTACGCAGTGTTTGCAGCCCGTCTCGTGGCTAACTTTGTCTTGAACCTCTTCAGCGATTCTGTCGGCTTCTTCTATGGGTGTGCCTCTTGCTACCTCTATGTGAAAACCCGTGTGAACCATGTTCGGTCCCACGTACTCAGCTTTCAGATCATGAACTCCTAAGACGCCTTTCACAGACTTTGCGGTCGACTCGATCTTTTCCATGAATTCTCTACTGGGTGCTCTGCCCACAAGGTAATGAACATTATCTTTAAACAAGTATATGCCGCTGGAAGCAATTACTGCAGCCACAAACGTGGAAGCTAAAGGGTCAGCCACAGGGTAGCCTTGCGCAACGAGAATCACGGCGATCAGCGCTGCCACGTAAGACACTTCGTCTTTCAGAAGTGCAATCAACTGCGCTCTTACGGAAGCTCCTTTCGTCTTAACTCTAAGAATGTCAATGGTTGGAACAGCGATGACCACCACGCCGATAATTATCACAGTCAAAGCAAGACTTGTGTTAGGCAATTCACCAGCTTCTTGCGTCTGAAAGAGTTTTGGAACAGCCTCTCGAAACATCTCTAAGCTCATGAAGAAAATCAGAATTGTGGCTGAAACCAAGGCTGCAACGTTCTGACCTCGCCCGTGACCGAACATGTGGAACTCGTCGGCTGGCTTCCGCGACCAGTACGTCGATAGCAAGAGAAAAGAGGAGACCAAGACGTCGCTCAGCATTTCTAAAGCCTGCGCCAACAGCACTAGAACTCCAGTTGAGGCGTATGCCCCTAGCTGGAGGACAACCAGTGCCGAGTAGCTTAG is part of the Candidatus Bathyarchaeia archaeon genome and encodes:
- a CDS encoding CBS domain-containing protein; this encodes MSIKVKDVMVQNVKTADIEETVLTATEIMNRHEIGCIVVVNKEKPVGIVTERDLLKRVLFSRKDPGKIRLHGIMSKPLVYVAPNITLNKAAHVMIRQRIKKLIVMKNERLMGILSLTDVASALRKNNAGVKLSLKNAPSNFKKTLELYDVDLEERRCPQIVIGGSLINCLGPKCMWFDENGCRGSLRSRD
- a CDS encoding zinc ribbon domain-containing protein; its protein translation is MVYCSKCGTKNEDAAAYCVKCGMSLQTGTTESRRYERKRAEGECFGLPHGGAIAGIAIGSLILLWGIFTLAEQQRWISQAPELWWLVIIIIGILIIAGGIYRSTRRY
- a CDS encoding radical SAM protein, whose product is MTKVLFVEPPKDYWFVMGEYLPPPYGILQLAAYLESQIKNVDIEVVDCQAMGLNWEKLEKRIESFNPDVVASSGFATCNAYVTARTLETAKKISPDAVTVTGGQHYTVTAQESLEAYPEIDVIVRGEGEQTLVELVEAVDKAHKKPDLSKIKGISFRHGQTIRHNPDRPLMENLDALPFPGYHFVKDYVHKYHFTMMAGRKGYGMVEASRGCPHRCTFCSQWKHWQGVWRHKSIKRVADEIEHLYNNYGIRLMWLTDDNFGFGKRMEELCDQLTARRFSDDLIVFMQGRCDDVVNNKDLLPKMYRAGINFLLLGVESHSKFTLNSFRKGTNPDDNRKAVRLLKENGIFSQATCIIGERSDTEKTINDLREFINFIDPDLAIFMILTPYPGTDLFEEAKRNSWIEDWNWANYDMVHAIMPTETLTREELQHELYRCYRSYFGSWRRQLQGVFSRNAIKRRTYRYMMRQGVLRQLKSLVPG
- a CDS encoding cation diffusion facilitator family transporter, translated to MTNIKEHASETRGIKIALLSYSALVVLQLGAYASTGVLVLLAQALEMLSDVLVSSFLLLSTYWSRKPADEFHMFGHGRGQNVAALVSATILIFFMSLEMFREAVPKLFQTQEAGELPNTSLALTVIIIGVVVIAVPTIDILRVKTKGASVRAQLIALLKDEVSYVAALIAVILVAQGYPVADPLASTFVAAVIASSGIYLFKDNVHYLVGRAPSREFMEKIESTAKSVKGVLGVHDLKAEYVGPNMVHTGFHIEVARGTPIEEADRIAEEVQDKVSHETGCKHCVIHVDPYSSSGQDPKK